aatttttatccTCAAACTCAAAGATAATAATCTCAATTTTTGTTCATGCTcctgattttattaaaaattaacgTATTATTAATGTTATCTGTAATTATGACCTAATTTAGCAAGACATAagtttagagaagacacaagctgTGTAAATTTATTAGACACAAGTTTAAAGAATTGTATAGTATATAATTTGCTTTGATTTTAGAGTACTTTTGTAGGATTGCGAAACTAAACTTATGCCTAAATGGGATAACTGTGCAAGAAATTTaagtgataataataataatataccaAATGAAAACAGGCAATAGTTGCTCAGAACCAcatctaataattttattgtttctttcaAATACATTGCATTTTCTGTAGAGCAAATTCCTATCCtagaaatgagaaaaatacaATGTCATAACATCTAGCAACAGTAAAATAAGTTTGGCGCATATTGACATCACcttcaagaagaaaaatgaaacaaTTTACTAGGGACTATGTCATGGCTAAGAGAGGTACCCTATGAAGCTCACTAAATGGACATACTAGCTCGAATTTAGCAGAACTTCCAGCGATTTTGGCAGTTCACACATGTCACGTATGTGGTCATAGGTTCATCTGCACTCCGCGTTTGCATCTGATAGTAGGTGTTGACTCTTCTTACACCTACCACACTTGAACTTATCAGTACTAGCCTGTACAGGAGCTCCGCGTTCACTATTGAATAACGCTTTTTCCTTGATTTTCTCGTTCTGCTTTTGCCTTTCTTCGCTTGCCATATCTTCTGGCGCCAAATCAGTAATAGTACGAGGAGAGAACTTCCCCAGAAGAACTTTTCTCCGAAAATCTTGATTGTTTTGATCCTTAATATTAAACATTATAGACCTGTACTTAAACTTCTGGGCACCATTAGATCTACCCCACTTCTCAAACATTGCAGTCTCTACCTGAACAGCAACTCTATACGGATCACATGCATTTACCTCATCCCTCAATTCCTCGTCAACTTCACCTGAGACTTTGCATAAAGCCTCTGCAAGGAGTTCCCGAACTTTGTCCCGCACAGAATCTTTGCAATAAATTAGAGCGCCCAACTTTGGCGGAGCAGCACCTGCCACATTAGAGCTACTCTTTTCAGTCTTCAGAACAATAACGCGTTCAACCTTTTTCTCAGCAAAGGCACTTTCTGTGTTTACTACTTCCTCAATTTTTGAAGTCATCCTTTCGACCTTAACATCATCAACCCTAGACACCTTTTCAACCTTCACCGACTCTGCTCTCTGAGATTTAGTGGTTCCATTAGCAGTAGCACCAGCAGATTCATCTTTTACAGATTCCCCATTCACTCCATTGCTGTTCTTATTTTTCAGTGTTTCTCTTACGATTATATTCTTCCAGTTCTGAACCACATCAGATGCCAAAGCCTGGATCTTCTCCCTTGGATGTTTTGTCAATTGTCGAAGACGCTTACCCACCTGAAACATGTTTCCTTTATGTCAAACACAGAAAAGTCATCATATGCTTCTCACTAACATCAAGTGATAGGTTGTCACCGTGAACAATAAGCCTGACCAAAAACATACAAATTGTACAAAAATCATGTAATGTTTATCAACAGATGTCTATAAATCCCTCCGAGGAATGGAACCTCTCTTCAGATGGAGGAGCATAATTTCTATACCAACTTGAACCCCTcccaaataaaaaacaaacaatgaAGGAGAAACAATGACACAGACAACAAAGCATAATTGGAAAATGATGCAGACAAACATATCTGAAAAATATCTCTTTCCCTGTATGGTCATTGAGGGGATTATTTTTATCAGATTTGCTGGGtgaaaaattctttaaaattttccgATTCAGTTTCaaacttgatattttttttctaaaaaggtgcaattttttttagattctttGAGAAACAAGCAATCTTCCAACCAAAAGCTACAGAACACATCTCCTCAAACATTAAACATCAAAATTGGAGACATCTAACACTAATTTTTATAACGGTGGTATACAACCAACTTGCGCGCAGATCAACTAATCTACTTCTGCTACCT
The window above is part of the Solanum pennellii chromosome 5, SPENNV200 genome. Proteins encoded here:
- the LOC107018668 gene encoding transcription elongation factor TFIIS-like, with the translated sequence MEKELVELFEKVKRAADEAAVDGGADSSPEESRCLDVLKQLKKFPVNYQVLVSTQVGKRLRQLTKHPREKIQALASDVVQNWKNIIVRETLKNKNSNGVNGESVKDESAGATANGTTKSQRAESVKVEKVSRVDDVKVERMTSKIEEVVNTESAFAEKKVERVIVLKTEKSSSNVAGAAPPKLGALIYCKDSVRDKVRELLAEALCKVSGEVDEELRDEVNACDPYRVAVQVETAMFEKWGRSNGAQKFKYRSIMFNIKDQNNQDFRRKVLLGKFSPRTITDLAPEDMASEERQKQNEKIKEKALFNSERGAPVQASTDKFKCGRCKKSQHLLSDANAECR